A region of Toxorhynchites rutilus septentrionalis strain SRP chromosome 1, ASM2978413v1, whole genome shotgun sequence DNA encodes the following proteins:
- the LOC129772183 gene encoding nuclear envelope integral membrane protein, translated as MRNLLGFAVIFITLSTGFAATVANVHYLNADGVIAYKPDRSSIYRPGLRTYCYRGKEKQLVSLFQTIILHFDCDHDDFSQYEGGTPEEVRSHHETEQSLFSFNILSNSKKRLIKLDPFNQSCIGVVSGDVYSVRLSVIRIDFWRVIILAAGIFVFLSAAKLSDNALFYYICGVGLGVFASFLVVVYMVSKLVPRKPMMYGVMIGGWTLGLYFAQMMLDNLRVIFVTYQVYVFWYILTTGFISFVICYRMGPPKNQRSKDLIKWSLQMAALGAIFFSSAYREATTGICIAIICFYFFPRSISMRARSFYRNRFPPKRRFLTEEEYYEQGVKETTKALEELREYCRSPQCKQWSTMLKLRDPTRFASFMEGSSHLIDSEILEYETSNPQMEISDDEGEVDDKSGDEEEPQRERNQRGASRTTAYQKFAQQTLRNGVSRASTSTPTVAAVTNQNGRSRSSRSRSRQLVMPSAPPADEFELSEDED; from the exons ATGAGAAATCTACTGGGGTTTGCTGTGATTTTTATTACTCTCAGCACGGGATTTGCTGCTACTGTTGCAAATG TTCACTACTTAAATGCGGACGGCGTCATCGCGTACAAGCCGGACCGTTCGAGCATATATCGACCCGGATTGCGCACTTACTGTTATCGGGGAAAGGAGAAACAGCTGGTCAGTCTGTTTCAGACAATCATTCTGCACTTTGATTGCGATCACGATGATTTCAGTCAGTACGAGGGCGGCACGCCGGAAGAGGTTCGCTCTCATCACGAAACCGAGCAAAGCTTGTTTTCGTTCAACATCCTGTCGAACAGCAAGAAGCGACTGATCAAGCTGGATCCATTCAACCAGAGCTGCATTGGGGTTGTATCCGGGGACGTCTACAGCGTTCGACTGAGTGTGATTCGTATCGATTTCTGGAGAGTCATAATACTCGCGGCAGGAATATTTGTGTTTCTGTCGGCGGCAAAGCTGAGTGACAATGCGCTGTTTTATTACATCTGCGGCGTAGGCTTGGGCGTGTTCGCCAGCTTTCTGGTGGTGGTCTACATGGTAAGCAAGTTGGTTCCGAGAAAACCGATGATGTACGGAGTGATGATAGGCGGATGGACGCTTGGATTATACTTTGCCCAAATGATGCTGGATAATCTGAGGGTGATTTTTGTGACGTACCAAGTTTACGTCTTTTGGTACATTTTGACGACCGGATTTATAAGCTTTGTCATCTGCTATCGGATGGGCCCTCCGAAAAACCAACGCAGCAAGGATCTCATCAAATGGAGCCTGCAAATGGCGGCGCTTGGAGCTATCTTCTTTTCATCCGCTTATCGGGAAGCTACCACTGGGATTTGTATCGCCATCATCTGCTTTTACTTTTTCCCGAGAAGCATTTCGATGCGAGCAAGATCCTTCTACAGAAACCGCTTCCCACCGAAGCGTCGTTTTTTGACCGAAGAAGAGTATTACGAGCAAGGGGTCAAGGAAACGACTAAAGCTCTCGAAGAACTGAGAGAGTACTGCAGAAGTCCCCAGTGCAAGCAGTGGAGCACGATGTTGAAACTGCGGGATCCGACAAGGTTTGCGTCATTTATGGAGGGCTCTTCGCATCTGATCGATAGCGAAATACTCGAGTACGAGACTTCCAACCCACAGATGGAAATTAGTGACGATGAGGGTGAGGTGGATGACAAGAGCGGCGACGAGGAAGAACCACAGCGAGAGCGCAATCAGAGAGGTGCCTCGAGGACGACAGCGTATCAGAAATTTGCCCAACAAACACTGCGAAACGGCGTCAGCAGGGCCAGTACCAGCACACCAACGGTAGCGGCTGTCACGAATCAGAATGGTCGCAGCCGGAGTAGTCGCAGCAGAAGCAGACAACTGGTGATGCCCTCTGCACCACCCGCTGATGAGTTTGAGTTGAGCGAAGACGAGGACTGA